The sequence CCTTCCGTATAGAAATTTTCTCGCGTTCTTTCGTGGTGGTGGAAAGCTAAACTTATAACATTTCATCAACCAAATTCTTCAACAGTTCATTTAATTACTAGCGTTATTGCTTCTAAGCTACACTCAAGCATTCTGTGATATAATTTCGTTGCAATGCCCAGAGGTAAGATCCGTTTTTGTGCAAGCCTTCTGAAGGTATTTTTTCTTCGTGACGTAGATCTTTGTTGAGGACATGTTATTTTCTTATTCCTGTAGGAAAGTACGTAAATCACAAAGGACGCAATCGTCACTTTACCAGTCCTGAAGAGTTGGAAGCTGAACGTAAAAATGAGGAGCTGAAAAAAAAGTAACAGCATGATGAGTTTTTATAGTACAGGACGATAGTAAAAcgtgattgtttttatttttcaggtGGAGAGAAACTCACCAAGAATCGTCCGAAGAAGAAGCAGGAAGTGAGAAGGAAAGCAACGATTCCGAAGAGGAATCTGAGGAGGAAGACAATAAAGGAGCCAGTTCGTTGATTGAAATCCAGAATCCCAACCGTGTGCAGAAGAAAGCCTTCGTGAAAGCTGCAGATGTGGATGAAGATGATAAACCCCAACTGACTCGCCGTGAGCGTGAGCAGATAGACAAACAGAAGGCGCACGCAGCGTATATGAAGCGACATGCTGAAGGAAAAACGTCACAAGCTAAAGCAGATCTTGCACGACTGGCTATCATAAAACAGCACCGAGCAGAAGCGGCCGCTCGTCGTGATGCGGAAAAGAAAGGCACGTTTCGAACGAGTGCACCATAATTATCCATGTTGATTTTTGTTCTATTTTATTTCTAGCTAAAGATGCAAAGGGCGGTTCGTAGGGTTCTCAAGTGGTCCAGATTAGATGCCGAAGCGTTTGTTTTGGTGATACGATATATATCTTCTTTATGCACGTCATTTCGACAAGTTTTATATAACATTATATAAGGTATCGTCTATACAAACGTTTAGTCTTCCATAAACGTCATGGTATCCGGGTAa comes from Malaya genurostris strain Urasoe2022 chromosome 3, Malgen_1.1, whole genome shotgun sequence and encodes:
- the LOC131437134 gene encoding 28 kDa heat- and acid-stable phosphoprotein-like yields the protein MPRGKYVNHKGRNRHFTSPEELEAERKNEELKKKWRETHQESSEEEAGSEKESNDSEEESEEEDNKGASSLIEIQNPNRVQKKAFVKAADVDEDDKPQLTRREREQIDKQKAHAAYMKRHAEGKTSQAKADLARLAIIKQHRAEAAARRDAEKKAKDAKGGS